One Symphalangus syndactylus isolate Jambi chromosome 20, NHGRI_mSymSyn1-v2.1_pri, whole genome shotgun sequence DNA segment encodes these proteins:
- the CENPV gene encoding centromere protein V produces the protein MRRSRSSAAAKLRGQKRSGASAATAAATSAPSATRTRRSASQAGSKSQAAEKPPSEKPRLRRSSPRAQEEGPGEPPPPELALLPPPPPPTPATPTSSASNLDLGEQRERWETFQKRQKLTSEGAAKLLLDTFEYQGLVKHTGGCHCGAVRFEVWASADLHIFDCNCSICKKKQNRHFIVPASRFKLLKGAEHITTYTFNTHKAQHTFCKRCGVQSFYTPRSNPGGFGIAPHCLDEGTVRSMVTEEFNGSDWEKAMKEHKTIKNMSKE, from the exons ATGCGGCGATCGAGGAGCTCTGCGGCCGCCAAGCTGCGCGGGCAGAAGCGGTCTGGGGCCTCCGCGGCCACCGCGGCCGCTACCTCGGCCCCCAGCGCTACCCGCACACGGCGCTCCGCGAGCCAGGCCGGGAGCAAGAGCCAGGCGGCGGAGAAGCCGCCGTCGGAGAAGCCGCGGCTGAGGCGCTCGTCGCCGCGGGCCCAGGAGGAGGGCCCGGGGGAGCCGCCGCCGCCGGAGCTGGCGTTGCtcccgccaccgccgccgccgacTCCCGCGACCCCGACGTCCTCGGCGTCCAACCTGGACCTGGGCGAGCAGCGGGAGCGCTGGGAGACGTTCCAGAAGCGGCAGAAGCTCACCTCCGAGGGCGCCGCCAAGCTCCTGCTAGACACCTT tgAATACCAGGGCCTGGTGAAGCACACAGGAGGCTGCCACTGTGGAGCAGTTCGTTTTGAAGTTTGGGCCTCAGCAGACTTGCATATATTTGACTGCAa CTGCAGCATTTGCAAGAAGAAGCAGAATAGACACTTCATTGTTCCAGCTTCTCGCTTCAAGCTCCTGAAG GGAGCTGAGCACATAACGACTTACACGTTCAATACTCACAAAGCCCAGCACACCTTCTGTAAGAGATGTGGCGTTCAGAGCTTCTATACTCCACGGTCAAACCCTGGAGGCTTCG GAATCGCCCCCCACTGCCTGGATGAGGGCACTGTGCGGAGTATGGTCACTGAGGAATTCAATGGCAGCGATTGGGAGAAGGCCATGAAAGAGCACAAGACCATCAAGAACATGTCTAAAGAGTGA